A stretch of the Rhizomicrobium sp. genome encodes the following:
- a CDS encoding AbrB/MazE/SpoVT family DNA-binding domain-containing protein, translating to MKTRYFKSGNSQAVRIPAELAFEGDSGELEITRAGDEILIRPAIGSLTEAVALLRRLPKPSTIELLERTEVPERDWD from the coding sequence ATGAAGACGCGATACTTCAAATCCGGCAACAGCCAAGCTGTTCGTATCCCGGCAGAACTGGCGTTCGAGGGTGATTCCGGCGAGTTGGAGATCACGAGAGCGGGCGACGAAATCCTCATCCGCCCCGCGATCGGCAGTCTCACGGAAGCGGTGGCGCTTCTGCGCCGCCTGCCCAAGCCCTCGACGATCGAACTGCTGGAACGTACCGAGGTCCCCGAGCGCGACTGGGATTGA
- a CDS encoding VOC family protein → MLSHLSLGVADLDRATAFYEAVLAPLGFACVWRNARGSGFGAPGGEDRLALFGRGADARAPGAGFHLCFAAPTRASVDAFHAAALAAGGTDAGAPGPRPQYGADYYAAFAIDLDGHKLEAKVE, encoded by the coding sequence ATGCTCTCCCATCTCTCCCTCGGCGTCGCCGATCTGGACCGTGCCACCGCCTTTTATGAGGCGGTGCTCGCGCCGCTGGGGTTCGCGTGCGTCTGGCGCAACGCGCGCGGCAGCGGCTTCGGCGCGCCGGGCGGCGAGGACCGGCTGGCGCTGTTCGGGCGGGGCGCCGATGCCCGGGCGCCGGGCGCGGGTTTTCATCTGTGCTTCGCGGCCCCGACGCGCGCGAGCGTCGATGCGTTCCATGCCGCGGCGCTGGCTGCCGGCGGAACCGATGCGGGCGCGCCGGGCCCAAGGCCGCAATACGGCGCCGACTACTACGCGGCCTTCGCGATCGACCTCGACGGGCACAAGCTGGAAGCGAAGGTCGAGTAG
- a CDS encoding BrnT family toxin produces the protein MYTREFEWDEAKRELSLLKHGLDFTEVTHLDWDNAIIRPDRRIDYGEARFQAFALWDGRLFQVTFTPRGSAIRIVSFRPANRKERKFYGA, from the coding sequence ATTTACACCAGGGAATTCGAATGGGACGAGGCCAAGCGGGAGTTGAGCCTGCTGAAGCACGGTCTCGATTTCACCGAGGTGACTCATCTGGACTGGGACAACGCCATCATTCGCCCTGATCGCCGGATCGACTATGGCGAAGCGCGGTTTCAGGCTTTTGCATTGTGGGATGGCCGCCTGTTTCAGGTGACCTTCACGCCGCGCGGATCGGCCATACGCATCGTCAGCTTCCGGCCGGCCAACAGAAAAGAGAGAAAATTCTATGGAGCGTAA
- a CDS encoding PaaI family thioesterase, which produces MTADTEHDAKPHALSATLGLEKIVDHGESGRAVIHYRARMDHCHSGGIVQGGFVTGWIDAAMAHLVMAQTRFEFSPLSLEIKVSFLQSASPGLIVAEAWAERLGRKTAFLEGRILNDKGEVLAKGSSTVRLVPMKRPG; this is translated from the coding sequence ATGACCGCCGACACCGAACACGACGCCAAGCCGCATGCCCTGAGCGCCACGCTGGGCCTCGAGAAGATCGTCGACCACGGCGAGAGCGGCCGCGCCGTCATCCACTACCGCGCCCGCATGGACCACTGCCATTCGGGCGGCATCGTGCAGGGCGGCTTCGTCACCGGCTGGATCGACGCCGCGATGGCGCATCTGGTGATGGCACAGACCAGGTTCGAATTCTCGCCCTTGAGCCTCGAGATCAAGGTGAGCTTCCTGCAATCGGCCAGTCCCGGCCTGATCGTCGCCGAAGCCTGGGCCGAGCGCCTGGGCCGCAAGACCGCCTTCCTCGAAGGCCGCATCCTGAACGACAAGGGCGAGGTCCTCGCCAAAGGCTCCTCGACCGTGCGCCTGGTGCCGATGAAGCGGCCGGGTTAG
- a CDS encoding DUF2849 domain-containing protein codes for MAKVQDPQMLTANRLVDGDVLYWKDGGWVLALAEGQVFADPAQADAALAAAKGFVTGNVVVSPYLFDVKLVDGRVRPVKEREIIRAAGPTVRSDLGKQAGQFNV; via the coding sequence ATGGCAAAGGTCCAGGACCCGCAGATGCTGACCGCGAACCGTCTGGTGGACGGGGACGTGCTTTATTGGAAGGACGGGGGCTGGGTGCTCGCGCTTGCCGAGGGGCAGGTGTTCGCCGATCCGGCGCAGGCCGATGCGGCGCTGGCGGCGGCGAAGGGATTCGTGACGGGCAATGTCGTGGTGTCGCCCTATCTGTTCGACGTGAAGCTGGTCGACGGCAGGGTCCGGCCGGTGAAGGAGCGCGAGATCATCCGCGCCGCGGGTCCGACGGTGCGCAGCGACCTCGGCAAGCAGGCTGGGCAGTTCAATGTATAG
- a CDS encoding type II toxin-antitoxin system VapC family toxin — protein MLDSNTVIYARDGFEPVLEKFQQYDGSVKLSAIVLAELQRGFFKSGPEADSRRARLQGLLMTMPVLAFDANAARAYGRIIADCGWTRGRDFDRMIAAHAISAGATLVTDNTADFAAIPGLTLENWATP, from the coding sequence ATGCTCGACAGCAACACCGTCATCTACGCGCGTGACGGTTTCGAGCCCGTATTGGAGAAATTCCAGCAGTACGACGGAAGCGTCAAACTGTCGGCCATCGTGCTCGCGGAGTTGCAGCGCGGCTTCTTCAAATCCGGGCCCGAGGCCGACAGCCGGCGCGCTCGCCTCCAAGGCTTGCTCATGACCATGCCCGTCCTGGCTTTCGACGCAAACGCGGCGCGTGCTTACGGCCGGATCATCGCGGATTGCGGATGGACGCGGGGTCGCGATTTTGACCGCATGATCGCCGCGCATGCGATCTCGGCCGGCGCAACACTCGTGACGGACAACACCGCTGATTTCGCCGCCATCCCGGGCCTCACGCTCGAAAACTGGGCGACGCCCTAA
- a CDS encoding BrnA antitoxin family protein: MERKKNWPPKYGVPDEDSPEWTEEDFRLARPVREVMPELIEAAARLRKRLGRPKLERPKEHVTLRLDPVIVDSFKEDGPGWQGRINDALLKVVKRRKPAAAKRSRAK, from the coding sequence ATGGAGCGTAAAAAGAACTGGCCGCCGAAATATGGCGTGCCGGACGAAGACAGCCCCGAATGGACGGAAGAAGACTTCCGCCTCGCCCGTCCCGTGCGCGAGGTGATGCCCGAGCTGATCGAGGCGGCGGCGCGGCTGCGCAAGCGGCTCGGGCGCCCGAAGCTGGAGCGGCCCAAGGAGCATGTCACGCTGCGGCTGGATCCGGTGATCGTCGATTCCTTCAAGGAGGACGGCCCTGGCTGGCAGGGGCGCATCAACGACGCGCTGCTGAAGGTCGTCAAGCGCCGCAAGCCGGCGGCGGCGAAGCGCAGCCGCGCGAAGTGA
- a CDS encoding ABC transporter permease: MNAALKYGLPALLGIAVLALWQYGVRASGVSPLVLAAPSDIWAAFLANFDTLMGALWFTVKITVFAFVLATLAGVAMAVLFSQSRVVEYALYPYAVVLQVTPIVAIAPLLLIWFSYERTNEVLIVLAWIIAFFTILSNTLVGLRSADHNLIDLMTLYGASRWQILWRLRLPSALPYLLAAMKISGGLALIGAVTAEFVAGSGNDLGLGWIITLAGRANDTAEEFAALALLSTLGIAILFAMTGLEWLLLHRWHESAVKKQD, encoded by the coding sequence ATGAACGCGGCGCTCAAATACGGTCTTCCCGCCCTGCTCGGCATCGCGGTGCTGGCGCTGTGGCAGTATGGGGTGCGGGCTTCTGGCGTCTCGCCGCTGGTGCTGGCGGCGCCGAGCGACATCTGGGCCGCGTTCCTCGCCAATTTCGATACGCTGATGGGGGCGCTGTGGTTCACCGTGAAGATCACCGTGTTCGCCTTCGTGCTGGCGACGCTGGCGGGTGTGGCGATGGCGGTGCTGTTCAGCCAGAGCCGTGTCGTCGAATACGCGCTCTATCCCTATGCCGTGGTGCTGCAGGTGACGCCCATCGTGGCGATCGCGCCCCTGCTGCTGATCTGGTTCAGCTATGAGCGCACCAACGAGGTGCTGATCGTGCTGGCCTGGATCATTGCCTTCTTCACCATCCTGTCCAACACGCTGGTCGGATTGCGCTCGGCGGACCACAACCTGATCGACCTGATGACGCTCTATGGCGCGTCGCGCTGGCAGATCCTGTGGCGGCTGCGCCTGCCCAGCGCCCTGCCCTATCTGCTGGCGGCGATGAAGATCTCGGGCGGGCTGGCGCTGATCGGCGCGGTGACGGCGGAGTTCGTCGCGGGCTCGGGCAACGATCTGGGGCTCGGCTGGATCATCACGCTCGCCGGCCGCGCCAACGATACGGCGGAGGAGTTCGCCGCCCTGGCGCTGCTCTCGACGCTGGGCATCGCGATCCTGTTCGCGATGACGGGGCTGGAATGGCTGCTGCTGCACCGCTGGCACGAGAGTGCGGTGAAGAAGCAGGATTGA
- a CDS encoding DUF934 domain-containing protein: protein MPLIRVDAAGVPQAAEDAFVTLADDAALPADGGAIVSLTRFRNERERLLARNAPIGVRLKAAENPESLGADVSRLSVVALEFPAFNDGRAFSWARILRTRLGFTGEVRAVGHFIYDQVNYQRRVGFDAWETSLTVEQIARAFSEMTDVYQPSTDGKKTIRELRAGR, encoded by the coding sequence ATGCCGCTCATACGGGTTGACGCCGCGGGCGTGCCGCAGGCGGCGGAGGACGCGTTCGTCACGCTGGCCGACGACGCGGCGCTGCCGGCGGACGGCGGCGCCATCGTCTCCCTCACGCGTTTCCGGAACGAGCGCGAGCGCTTGCTGGCGCGCAATGCACCGATCGGCGTGCGGCTGAAGGCGGCGGAGAATCCGGAAAGCCTGGGCGCGGATGTGAGCCGGCTGTCGGTGGTGGCGCTGGAATTTCCCGCCTTCAACGACGGACGTGCGTTCTCCTGGGCGCGCATCCTGCGCACGCGGCTGGGCTTCACCGGTGAAGTGCGCGCGGTGGGGCATTTCATCTACGACCAGGTGAACTACCAGCGCCGCGTCGGGTTCGATGCGTGGGAGACGAGCCTCACGGTCGAACAGATTGCGCGCGCGTTCAGCGAGATGACGGACGTCTATCAGCCGAGCACGGACGGGAAGAAGACGATCCGGGAGCTGAGGGCGGGGCGGTAG
- a CDS encoding nitrite/sulfite reductase has product MYRYDEFDARFVAERVAQFRGQVERRLKGELTEDEFKPLRLMNGLYLQLHAYMLRIAVPYGTLSARQMRMLAHVARTYDKGYGHFTTRQNIQFNWPKLVDVPDILADLATVEMHAIQTSGNCIRNVTADHFAGAAADEIEDPRPLAEIIRQWSSLHPEFVFLPRKFKIAVGGSPKDRAALKFHDLAVEIVRNDAGETGYRVLVGGGMGRTPYVAYTVSDFVPKPQILEFLEAVMRVYNQSGRRDNKYKARIKILANALGPDEMKAQVAREFEEIRKSGTLAVPAEELARIDAYFAPPAFETLSDEMPDGDADFRDWVKTNVHPHRAPGHAIATISLKPIGGVPGDASEAQMDALADLMDAFGIAEIRVSHEQNLVLPHVRKKDLPAIFARLKELDLATPNAGLITDIIACPGLDYCDLANARSIPIAQDLSRKFADLARQHEIGELKIKISGCINACGHHHAGHIGILGVDKKGVEFYQLQLGGSGAEDASIGDILGPGFGEHEIADAVERVVDLYLTLRAPGERFLDTYRRVGMEPFKNVAYREQMYAAHTG; this is encoded by the coding sequence ATGTATAGATATGACGAGTTCGACGCTCGGTTCGTGGCGGAGCGGGTGGCGCAGTTTCGCGGGCAGGTCGAACGCCGCCTGAAGGGCGAGCTGACCGAGGACGAGTTCAAGCCGCTGCGGCTGATGAACGGGCTCTATCTGCAGCTGCACGCCTATATGCTGCGCATCGCGGTGCCGTACGGCACGCTGAGCGCCAGGCAGATGCGGATGCTGGCGCATGTCGCGCGCACCTACGACAAGGGCTACGGCCATTTCACCACGCGGCAGAACATCCAGTTCAACTGGCCGAAGCTGGTCGACGTGCCGGACATCCTGGCCGATCTCGCCACCGTCGAGATGCATGCGATCCAGACCTCGGGCAATTGCATCCGCAACGTGACGGCGGACCATTTCGCGGGCGCCGCGGCGGACGAGATCGAAGACCCGCGCCCGCTGGCCGAGATCATAAGGCAATGGTCGAGCCTGCATCCCGAATTCGTCTTCCTGCCGCGCAAGTTCAAGATCGCGGTCGGCGGCAGCCCGAAGGATCGCGCGGCGCTGAAATTCCACGACCTGGCGGTCGAGATCGTCAGGAACGATGCCGGCGAGACCGGCTATCGCGTGCTGGTCGGCGGCGGGATGGGGCGCACGCCCTACGTCGCCTATACGGTGAGCGATTTCGTGCCCAAGCCGCAGATCCTCGAATTCCTCGAAGCCGTCATGCGGGTCTACAACCAGTCCGGCCGGCGCGACAACAAGTACAAGGCGCGCATCAAGATCCTCGCCAACGCGCTGGGTCCGGACGAGATGAAGGCGCAGGTCGCGCGGGAGTTCGAGGAGATCAGGAAGAGCGGGACGCTGGCGGTGCCGGCGGAGGAGTTGGCGCGCATCGATGCCTATTTCGCGCCGCCGGCCTTCGAGACTTTGAGCGACGAGATGCCGGACGGCGATGCGGATTTCCGCGACTGGGTGAAGACGAATGTCCATCCCCATCGCGCGCCGGGCCACGCCATCGCGACGATCTCCCTCAAGCCGATCGGCGGCGTGCCGGGCGATGCGAGCGAGGCGCAGATGGACGCGCTGGCCGACCTGATGGACGCGTTCGGGATCGCGGAGATCCGCGTCAGCCATGAGCAGAACCTGGTGCTGCCGCATGTCCGCAAGAAGGACCTGCCGGCGATCTTCGCGCGGCTCAAAGAGCTGGACCTCGCGACGCCCAATGCGGGGCTGATCACCGACATCATCGCCTGCCCCGGGCTCGACTATTGCGACCTCGCCAATGCCCGCTCGATCCCGATCGCGCAGGATCTGTCGCGCAAATTCGCCGACCTGGCGCGCCAGCACGAGATCGGCGAGCTGAAGATCAAGATCAGCGGCTGCATCAATGCCTGCGGCCATCATCATGCGGGCCATATCGGCATATTGGGCGTCGACAAGAAGGGCGTGGAGTTCTACCAGCTGCAGCTCGGCGGCTCGGGCGCCGAGGACGCCAGCATCGGCGACATCCTGGGGCCGGGGTTCGGCGAACACGAGATCGCGGACGCGGTCGAGCGCGTGGTCGACCTCTACCTGACGCTGCGCGCGCCGGGCGAGCGCTTCCTCGACACCTACCGCCGCGTCGGCATGGAGCCGTTCAAGAACGTCGCTTACCGGGAACAGATGTATGCCGCTCATACGGGTTGA
- a CDS encoding MFS transporter produces MSDIAAAEPAPIKRRHVAAAVIGNALEFYDFTTYATFAAAIGHAFFPIGKGGLLDTEFGSLMLSLFTFGAGFLLRPIGGIVLGHYADRVGRRPAMLISFTMMGLAILALALIPSYSVIGLAAPILAVLARLTQGFALGGEVGPTTAYLVESAPAKRRGLYASWQSASQSIASMLGGTVGVVLSQTLSPQVLDTYGWRIAFLLGALTLPFGLYIRRSLPETLHASDHLPDPGSRAFLDGIRTHIRPIVLALFVLIGGTVATYVLNYMTTFAHTTLHMGQTQSFSATLVNGLVGLIASLAGGLLSDIYGRRLIMVGSRAIFLVLVYPVFLMIVDERSTFALLFGTAVLSILLNVSSGAFYVAFIEVLPKRVRGGIFATVYATAIGIFGGSTQLLITWLIKVTGNPMAPSWYLFVASFLSLVAMYLMVESAPVRVQTIAAPDPGLPPTA; encoded by the coding sequence GTGTCCGACATCGCCGCCGCAGAGCCCGCGCCCATCAAGCGCCGCCATGTCGCCGCGGCGGTGATCGGCAACGCGCTCGAGTTCTACGATTTCACGACCTACGCGACCTTCGCCGCGGCCATCGGCCATGCCTTCTTCCCGATCGGCAAGGGCGGCCTGCTCGACACCGAATTCGGCAGCCTGATGCTGTCGCTGTTCACCTTCGGCGCCGGCTTCCTGCTGCGCCCGATCGGCGGCATCGTGCTCGGCCATTACGCCGACCGCGTCGGCCGCCGCCCCGCCATGCTGATCAGCTTCACGATGATGGGGCTCGCCATCCTCGCGCTGGCGCTCATCCCGTCCTATTCGGTGATCGGGCTGGCGGCGCCCATCCTGGCCGTGCTCGCGCGCCTGACCCAGGGCTTCGCGCTGGGCGGCGAGGTCGGCCCGACCACCGCCTATCTCGTCGAATCCGCGCCCGCCAAGCGGCGCGGCCTCTACGCCTCGTGGCAGAGCGCGAGCCAGAGCATCGCTTCGATGCTGGGCGGCACGGTCGGCGTGGTGCTGTCGCAGACCCTCTCGCCGCAGGTGCTCGACACCTATGGCTGGCGCATCGCCTTCCTGCTCGGCGCGCTGACCCTGCCCTTCGGCCTCTATATCCGCCGCTCGCTGCCCGAGACGCTGCATGCCTCCGACCATCTGCCCGATCCGGGATCGCGCGCCTTCCTCGACGGCATCCGCACGCATATCCGCCCCATCGTCCTGGCGCTCTTCGTCCTGATCGGCGGGACGGTCGCGACCTATGTGCTGAACTACATGACGACCTTCGCGCACACCACGCTGCATATGGGCCAGACGCAGTCCTTCTCCGCCACGCTGGTCAACGGTCTGGTCGGCCTGATCGCCTCGCTGGCGGGCGGCCTGCTGTCGGACATCTACGGCCGCCGCCTGATCATGGTGGGCAGCCGGGCGATTTTCCTCGTGCTGGTTTATCCGGTCTTCCTGATGATCGTGGACGAGCGTTCGACCTTCGCGCTCCTGTTCGGCACCGCGGTGCTCTCGATCCTGCTCAATGTCAGTTCGGGCGCCTTCTACGTCGCCTTCATCGAGGTGCTGCCCAAGCGGGTGCGCGGCGGCATCTTCGCGACCGTCTACGCCACCGCCATCGGCATCTTCGGCGGCTCGACCCAGCTTCTGATCACCTGGCTGATCAAGGTCACCGGCAATCCGATGGCGCCGTCCTGGTATCTGTTCGTCGCCAGCTTCCTCAGCCTGGTGGCGATGTATCTGATGGTCGAGAGCGCCCCCGTGCGTGTCCAGACCATTGCCGCGCCCGATCCCGGCCTGCCGCCCACCGCCTGA
- a CDS encoding type II toxin-antitoxin system VapC family toxin, with the protein MILVDTNVIVDVLSQDPAWEPRSKSALRMAAGTDAIAINDVIYAELAPSYGNVAELDAALDALGIVSVSMPRRALFLAGHAFTAYRRRGGVKTGVLSDFFIGAHAAVERAELLTRDPTHVTRYFPTVAVISP; encoded by the coding sequence GTGATCCTCGTCGATACCAATGTCATCGTCGATGTTCTGTCCCAGGACCCTGCCTGGGAACCGCGCTCCAAATCGGCGCTCCGCATGGCCGCCGGCACCGACGCCATCGCCATAAACGACGTGATCTATGCCGAGTTGGCGCCGAGCTATGGCAACGTGGCCGAGCTTGATGCGGCACTTGACGCGCTGGGGATCGTTTCCGTCTCGATGCCGAGACGAGCTCTTTTCCTCGCCGGACATGCATTCACCGCCTATCGCCGCCGCGGCGGCGTCAAGACCGGCGTGCTGTCGGATTTCTTCATCGGCGCGCATGCGGCCGTGGAGAGGGCGGAGCTCCTTACCCGCGATCCTACCCATGTCACACGCTATTTCCCGACGGTGGCGGTAATTTCACCGTAA
- a CDS encoding AbrB/MazE/SpoVT family DNA-binding domain-containing protein — MSAVTSKGQVTIPKRIRDALGLSPGTKVEFGMEEPGRAFVRPAGKPKKDDFEKRLAKARKGFDLGGLTTDAYMKLLRGDDE; from the coding sequence ATGAGCGCCGTGACCAGCAAAGGCCAGGTGACGATCCCCAAGCGGATCCGGGACGCCCTCGGGCTTAGCCCCGGAACGAAGGTCGAGTTCGGCATGGAAGAGCCGGGTCGCGCCTTTGTCCGTCCGGCCGGCAAGCCCAAGAAGGACGATTTCGAGAAACGGCTCGCCAAGGCGCGCAAGGGCTTCGACCTCGGCGGGCTGACGACGGATGCGTACATGAAGCTGCTTCGAGGCGATGACGAGTGA